One Bacillus sp. es.036 DNA window includes the following coding sequences:
- the yabQ gene encoding spore cortex biosynthesis protein YabQ, whose translation MTLSVQFYTMVSMVAMGVWLGIAMDTYSRFLHPNRKKNWFLYANDVVFWLLQGLIIFYVLYFVNEGAIRFYVFLAILCGYSAYRALFQPLYRRLLERIILVVLATSRFIKSLFLHLIYKPLRFILKVLFSLCMMIVSMMTTIIWFIFNVFWVPLKWVISLIWRLLPQQVQTSLTKVAGVADKIKNYIYQWLTKIRK comes from the coding sequence ATGACATTATCTGTGCAATTCTATACGATGGTTTCGATGGTGGCTATGGGAGTGTGGCTTGGAATAGCCATGGATACCTATAGCCGTTTTCTTCATCCAAATAGGAAAAAAAATTGGTTTCTCTATGCCAATGATGTTGTCTTTTGGCTTCTACAGGGACTAATTATTTTTTATGTTCTGTATTTTGTTAATGAAGGAGCGATCCGATTTTATGTCTTTTTAGCCATATTATGTGGTTATTCAGCCTATCGCGCTCTTTTTCAACCGTTATATCGTCGTTTGTTAGAACGAATTATTTTAGTGGTTCTAGCAACCAGTCGCTTTATTAAATCACTGTTTCTTCATTTGATCTATAAGCCTTTAAGGTTCATATTGAAAGTTCTATTTAGCTTATGTATGATGATAGTGAGTATGATGACAACCATTATTTGGTTTATCTTTAATGTTTTTTGGGTACCGTTAAAGTGGGTAATCTCGTTGATATGGCGATTATTACCTCAACAGGTGCAGACATCACTAACAAAAGTAGCAGGAGTTGCCGATAAAATAAAGAACTACATATACCAATGGTTAACTAAAATACGAAAGTGA
- the yabP gene encoding sporulation protein YabP codes for MDNYYEYGTYDKAANTPEHDLVMKSRKSLEITGVKHVDSFDNEEFLLETTMGFLAIRGQHLKMKNLNVEQGRVSIEGKIFDLSYLDHHEGEKAKGFFSKLFK; via the coding sequence ATGGATAATTATTATGAGTACGGCACATATGATAAAGCGGCAAACACACCTGAACACGATTTAGTTATGAAGTCACGTAAGTCGCTTGAAATTACTGGAGTGAAGCACGTCGATAGCTTTGATAATGAGGAATTCCTTTTAGAGACCACCATGGGCTTTCTCGCAATACGCGGTCAGCACTTGAAAATGAAAAATTTAAATGTGGAGCAAGGACGTGTCTCAATTGAAGGGAAAATCTTTGATCTGAGCTACCTCGACCATCACGAAGGGGAAAAAGCTAAAGGATTCTTTAGCAAGTTATTCAAATGA
- a CDS encoding S1 domain-containing RNA-binding protein, translated as MAIEVGSKLQGKVTGITNFGAFVELPDGKTGLVHISEVADNYVKDINDFLTVGDQVEVKVIQVENDGKIGLSIKKAKDRPATERPQGRPQGRPQGGGRPQGGGGRPGGGGYKGKPRGGGRPQVESFEDKMSKFLKDSEDRLSTLKKQTESKRGGRGARRG; from the coding sequence ATGGCAATCGAAGTAGGCAGCAAGTTACAGGGAAAGGTAACAGGTATTACAAATTTTGGTGCGTTTGTTGAACTACCAGACGGCAAAACAGGTCTCGTTCACATCAGTGAAGTTGCAGACAATTACGTTAAGGATATTAATGATTTTCTTACAGTTGGCGATCAGGTTGAGGTTAAAGTCATCCAGGTTGAAAACGACGGTAAAATTGGTTTATCGATCAAGAAAGCAAAAGATCGACCTGCAACTGAGCGTCCGCAGGGGCGTCCACAAGGTCGCCCGCAGGGTGGAGGCCGCCCTCAAGGTGGCGGTGGCAGACCCGGTGGCGGTGGTTACAAAGGTAAGCCTCGCGGAGGTGGCCGTCCACAGGTAGAGTCATTTGAGGATAAAATGAGCAAGTTCCTTAAAGACAGTGAAGACCGCCTTTCAACTTTGAAGAAACAAACAGAGTCAAAACGAGGCGGTCGTGGCGCTCGTCGCGGCTAG
- a CDS encoding FtsB family cell division protein, with the protein MVTANKHKPKVTEVHSEYHQEKQLQDKVKERRKRGLVRRLTAFAVAALAIAILFISVFTSQAATIEEKNLQQKQAEEELTKLKEQEKYLTEEIEKLNDLDYIGELARRDYFMSKPGETIFKLPSSSN; encoded by the coding sequence TTGGTTACTGCGAATAAGCACAAGCCTAAAGTAACGGAAGTTCATTCGGAATATCATCAAGAAAAACAGCTACAGGATAAAGTGAAGGAACGTAGAAAAAGAGGTCTTGTTCGACGTCTTACTGCTTTCGCGGTAGCTGCTTTAGCCATAGCTATTCTATTTATCTCCGTATTCACTTCACAGGCAGCAACGATCGAAGAAAAAAACTTACAGCAAAAGCAGGCTGAAGAAGAATTAACGAAATTAAAAGAGCAAGAAAAATATTTAACTGAAGAAATTGAGAAACTTAATGACCTTGATTATATCGGTGAATTGGCAAGAAGAGACTACTTTATGTCAAAACCCGGTGAGACAATCTTTAAGCTTCCTTCTTCCTCAAATTGA